From a single Planococcus shenhongbingii genomic region:
- a CDS encoding MFS transporter, giving the protein MKPNRNFNLLLTGQSLANIGDVLYIVSIIYVIFELTGSAAAAAFVPFTITSSMFISNTLTPLLMQCFNLKWLLAGSQMGKTALLMALAFFLPQLSLANFYGLFLVISLVALLDGCANPVTRSLIPNYVKSEQLLKANGMTETITQLIQTAMWFIGSSLLIWLSAIEIVWLTAGLFLISSLLLSSLERVDFTPSKEHGKWQQLSQGWQTVSTSPVLKRIAWMDVLETIAGTVWIAAILYVFVSDALLADEKWWGFINGSFFLGLIAGSLFCLRFSNWIEQKLSQFIFLGAVSSSVITIAFGLNSLPALALLFSFLVGVSSQIKNIPQQTVVQTSISKAQLPTVFTTLGAIGTGTFGVASLFMGVLADAFGIRSVFILSGILLAVVSLIAYKGRILLWRTVQE; this is encoded by the coding sequence ATGAAACCGAATCGAAATTTCAACTTGCTGCTGACCGGGCAGTCGCTTGCCAACATTGGCGACGTTTTGTACATTGTCAGCATCATCTACGTCATTTTTGAATTGACCGGCTCTGCCGCGGCGGCTGCATTTGTGCCGTTTACCATTACCAGCTCAATGTTCATCTCGAATACCTTGACGCCTTTACTGATGCAGTGTTTCAACTTGAAATGGCTGCTGGCTGGTTCACAGATGGGAAAAACGGCTCTGCTGATGGCGCTGGCATTTTTTCTGCCACAACTGTCTTTAGCCAATTTTTACGGTCTGTTTTTGGTCATCAGCCTGGTCGCGTTACTGGACGGCTGCGCCAATCCCGTGACCCGATCGCTCATTCCGAATTATGTAAAAAGTGAACAGCTGCTAAAAGCAAATGGGATGACCGAAACCATAACTCAGCTGATCCAGACTGCCATGTGGTTTATCGGCAGTTCGCTGTTGATTTGGCTTTCTGCCATTGAAATAGTGTGGTTGACAGCTGGCTTATTTTTAATCTCCAGTCTATTGTTAAGCAGTTTGGAAAGAGTCGACTTTACGCCTTCGAAGGAGCATGGAAAGTGGCAGCAGCTCAGCCAAGGCTGGCAGACCGTTTCCACTTCACCTGTGCTGAAACGCATTGCCTGGATGGATGTCCTGGAGACCATTGCCGGTACGGTGTGGATTGCGGCCATCCTCTATGTATTTGTCAGCGATGCGTTGTTGGCGGATGAAAAATGGTGGGGATTCATCAACGGCTCCTTCTTCCTGGGCTTAATTGCGGGCAGTCTGTTCTGTCTGCGGTTTTCAAACTGGATTGAACAGAAACTTAGCCAGTTTATTTTTCTGGGCGCTGTTTCCAGCAGCGTGATTACCATTGCCTTTGGGTTAAACAGCCTTCCGGCGCTGGCATTACTTTTTTCCTTTCTGGTAGGTGTTTCCAGTCAAATCAAGAATATTCCACAGCAAACCGTGGTCCAGACGAGCATTTCAAAAGCCCAATTGCCGACGGTATTTACGACACTCGGAGCAATCGGCACCGGAACCTTCGGGGTAGCTTCCCTTTTTATGGGGGTTCTGGCAGATGCATTTGGCATTCGCAGTGTCTTTATCTTGTCAGGAATCTTGTTGGCTGTAGTTAGCTTAATCGCTTATAAAGGAAGAATACTTTTATGGCGAACGGTGCAAGAATAA
- a CDS encoding DUF948 domain-containing protein has product MDSTMWLYIALAILIVGLIVAGIGVGLFLKGMKEPLKEIKGSVNNLKERVDKLKLETTSLQHTTNELKEDMQVKSEKVSLFIDAAKGTKNSVVDLNSSVRAITVDVTTRVDQSKENAVQVDQWSNTVVGLVGLWEHRKNAKKRTDTYYPEAAADNEQLRIQ; this is encoded by the coding sequence ATGGACTCGACAATGTGGCTGTACATAGCACTCGCCATCTTAATAGTGGGGCTAATCGTAGCGGGAATTGGAGTTGGCTTATTCCTAAAAGGAATGAAGGAACCGTTGAAAGAGATAAAAGGGTCAGTAAACAATTTAAAAGAGCGGGTAGATAAGCTCAAACTGGAAACGACGAGCCTGCAGCATACTACAAATGAACTGAAAGAAGATATGCAAGTTAAGTCTGAAAAAGTCAGCCTTTTTATCGATGCAGCAAAAGGAACAAAGAATTCAGTTGTCGACTTAAATTCGTCAGTCCGGGCAATTACAGTTGATGTAACAACGAGAGTGGATCAGAGCAAGGAAAATGCTGTACAAGTTGATCAATGGAGCAACACAGTGGTCGGCCTTGTTGGTCTGTGGGAACACCGGAAGAATGCCAAAAAAAGAACCGACACTTATTATCCAGAAGCTGCGGCAGATAATGAACAGCTAAGAATACAATAA
- a CDS encoding YdhK family protein: MKFKQKIFHSLTLTLVFLLAACSTGAQEEQHTGMNHEENGHMDHSSSGEVPKGLKEAESPAFEVGSKAIINTDHMEGMNGAEATIVGAFDTTVYAISYTPTTGGEQVENHKWIVHEEIKGAKEEPYEPGDKVAVEADHMEGMEGAEATIDSAEQTTVYMVDYSASTDGELVKNHKWVTESELSAR; encoded by the coding sequence ATGAAATTTAAACAAAAAATATTTCACTCTTTAACTCTGACGCTTGTTTTTCTTTTAGCAGCTTGTTCCACTGGTGCTCAGGAAGAACAGCATACTGGGATGAACCATGAAGAGAATGGACACATGGATCATTCAAGTTCAGGTGAAGTGCCAAAAGGCTTGAAAGAAGCAGAAAGTCCGGCATTTGAAGTGGGCAGCAAGGCCATAATAAATACAGATCATATGGAGGGCATGAACGGCGCTGAAGCAACAATTGTCGGCGCGTTTGATACGACGGTCTATGCGATTTCATATACACCGACTACTGGCGGAGAACAAGTGGAAAACCATAAATGGATTGTTCATGAAGAAATTAAGGGAGCAAAAGAAGAGCCGTATGAGCCAGGCGATAAAGTAGCAGTAGAAGCCGATCATATGGAAGGCATGGAAGGGGCAGAGGCAACCATTGATTCTGCTGAACAGACGACAGTTTACATGGTTGACTACTCGGCATCAACGGACGGAGAACTGGTAAAAAATCATAAATGGGTAACAGAAAGTGAATTGTCAGCGAGGTAG
- a CDS encoding metal-sensitive transcriptional regulator yields the protein MEKTLKTTVQPNKQQLLNRLKRIEGQVRGVHQMVENDRYCVDILHQVSAIQSAMNKVSLALLEDHTHHCVSKAIKENKGEEAINELMDVMKTMTK from the coding sequence ATGGAAAAAACATTAAAGACCACAGTACAACCCAATAAACAGCAGCTTTTGAACCGGCTGAAACGGATTGAAGGACAGGTTCGCGGAGTTCACCAAATGGTAGAAAACGACCGTTACTGTGTGGACATACTGCATCAAGTCAGCGCCATTCAGTCTGCGATGAATAAAGTGTCGCTGGCCTTACTGGAAGACCACACCCATCATTGTGTTTCAAAAGCCATCAAGGAAAACAAAGGCGAAGAAGCGATCAATGAATTGATGGATGTAATGAAAACCATGACAAAGTAA
- a CDS encoding class I SAM-dependent methyltransferase — protein sequence MEKYFFEAFDGLERLSPGSAQSTKKAISLVNIATEKELNILDLGCGNGIHTLTLAESFPNVHITAVDTNQQYLNGLKNQLRKKELADRVTVLNASMLELNFPPETFDLIWAEGSIYIAGFQKGLKEWKTFLKQGGFLVCSEISWLHANPSKESKDFWQQGYPEIDTISNKVNQIVESEYAYLFSFVLPKEDWTDDYYLPLERNLKKMEDKYQDTPEALAVVNTLKQEIALYHGNSRDYSYVFYGMKKI from the coding sequence ATGGAAAAATATTTTTTTGAAGCTTTTGATGGATTGGAGCGTTTATCACCTGGAAGCGCACAATCAACAAAAAAAGCAATTTCTCTAGTAAATATAGCTACAGAAAAAGAGCTGAATATTTTAGATTTAGGCTGTGGAAATGGAATTCATACACTGACTTTGGCGGAAAGCTTTCCGAACGTCCATATAACGGCTGTTGATACCAATCAGCAGTATTTGAATGGGCTGAAAAATCAACTCCGCAAAAAAGAATTAGCAGACAGAGTAACTGTCTTGAATGCTTCCATGCTGGAACTGAATTTTCCTCCAGAAACCTTCGACTTGATTTGGGCAGAAGGTTCCATTTATATTGCCGGATTCCAAAAAGGGCTCAAAGAGTGGAAAACCTTTTTAAAGCAAGGCGGCTTTCTTGTATGCAGCGAAATTTCCTGGCTGCATGCAAACCCTTCTAAAGAAAGCAAAGATTTTTGGCAGCAAGGATATCCAGAAATCGATACCATTTCTAATAAAGTGAATCAAATTGTTGAGTCGGAATATGCTTACCTCTTTTCATTTGTATTGCCAAAGGAAGATTGGACTGACGATTATTACCTTCCACTTGAGCGAAATCTTAAGAAGATGGAAGACAAATACCAAGACACGCCCGAAGCTTTGGCAGTAGTGAACACACTAAAACAAGAAATAGCTCTTTATCATGGAAATTCACGTGATTACAGTTATGTATTTTATGGGATGAAAAAAATTTAA
- a CDS encoding DUF4306 domain-containing protein: MILLNFKSVVLLIVASLVFVFATLVSWYEGGQLRDISWEWEHTAVFSNWFNGEVDRGSDIIVMDHFVYAAKFEPFFPLLMAVSLLFIVFRLALWLTNDRTLVRNIFFLFMAAASFSISGIFLDSPATGLKLFSVFFGIIGMLSLFGIFLFQEKKSKPGAITKE; this comes from the coding sequence TCTATTGAATTTCAAGAGTGTAGTGCTTTTAATCGTTGCGTCACTGGTATTCGTTTTCGCCACTTTGGTAAGTTGGTACGAAGGAGGACAGTTGCGTGATATTTCATGGGAATGGGAACACACCGCTGTTTTTTCTAACTGGTTCAATGGTGAAGTAGACAGAGGAAGCGATATTATCGTCATGGATCATTTTGTATACGCAGCAAAATTCGAACCGTTCTTTCCGCTTTTAATGGCCGTTTCACTGCTTTTTATTGTTTTCCGACTGGCACTTTGGTTAACAAATGACCGTACACTGGTTAGGAATATCTTTTTCTTGTTCATGGCTGCCGCATCTTTTTCCATAAGTGGCATCTTTCTAGATTCTCCTGCCACTGGCTTAAAGCTATTTTCCGTTTTCTTTGGAATAATCGGTATGCTCTCGCTCTTTGGTATTTTTCTGTTTCAAGAAAAGAAGAGCAAACCTGGAGCGATAACTAAAGAGTGA
- a CDS encoding NAD(P)H-dependent oxidoreductase translates to MTKKILCIIANPDTRADSLSSSISRAFLDELRASQRESEINEMNLYEIDMPALNFNTIKTLEPMQVEEEDFNRLLEQLTDSDAFVFISQTIAFGLPARLKSFIEILLATKHIEKLGNKKAFHLQIEDDTLGPIYQTNEHEDFRNFLKEKSVNMIEPLNLPHHHLEAGEHENVLLEIIEDTRLAAREFAQFINQESS, encoded by the coding sequence ATGACAAAAAAGATTTTATGCATTATTGCCAATCCGGATACCAGAGCCGATTCTCTTAGTTCATCGATATCGAGAGCTTTTTTGGATGAGTTGCGTGCCAGCCAGAGAGAAAGTGAAATCAATGAGATGAATTTATACGAAATTGATATGCCTGCATTGAATTTTAACACAATAAAAACATTAGAGCCCATGCAGGTAGAAGAAGAGGACTTCAATCGATTGCTTGAACAACTAACTGATTCAGATGCGTTTGTTTTCATTTCCCAAACCATTGCATTCGGCCTTCCAGCGCGGTTAAAATCCTTTATCGAAATACTGCTGGCGACCAAACACATTGAAAAATTAGGTAATAAAAAAGCATTCCATCTGCAAATTGAAGATGATACACTGGGGCCAATCTATCAAACGAACGAACATGAAGATTTCAGAAATTTTTTAAAGGAAAAGTCAGTCAATATGATTGAGCCACTTAATTTGCCGCATCATCACTTGGAAGCAGGAGAACATGAAAATGTTCTGCTTGAAATCATTGAAGATACCAGATTAGCTGCTCGTGAATTTGCACAATTTATTAATCAGGAATCTTCATAA
- the copZ gene encoding copper chaperone CopZ — protein sequence MNETLKVQGMSCAHCVNAVESSVGELQGVSAVKVDLGKGEVTVAYDNSKSSLNEIKEVIEDQGYEVV from the coding sequence ATGAATGAAACATTAAAAGTACAAGGCATGTCTTGCGCGCATTGTGTGAACGCAGTGGAATCAAGTGTCGGTGAACTCCAAGGGGTATCCGCTGTAAAAGTGGATCTTGGCAAAGGTGAAGTTACAGTGGCTTATGACAACAGCAAATCATCTTTGAATGAAATCAAAGAAGTAATCGAAGACCAAGGATATGAAGTAGTATAA
- a CDS encoding heavy metal translocating P-type ATPase — protein MATETKEANFQITGMTCAACATRIEKGISKMEGVEQANVNLALEKSSIHYDPAKLSEADFEKKIEALGYGVVKQKAEFDITGMTCAACATRIEKGINKLGGVASANVNLALEKATIEFNPSEVSIGDIITKVEKLGYGAHQQQEDVERVDYREKAIQDQKRKFIISAILSLPLLWTMVGHFSFTSFLYVPEILMNPWFQMLLATPVQFYIGKQFYVGAYKALRNGSANMDVLVVLGTSAAYFYSVYQAIVTAGTHHGAELYFETSAVLITLIILGKLFEAKAKGRSSEAIKKLMGLQAKTAAVLRNGVEKEVPLEEVMIGDTIFVRPGEKIPVDGEVLEGSTAVDESMLTGESLPVDKAAGDALYGSTINSNGFIQMKATKVGRDTALAQIIKVVEDAQGTKAPIQRLADKISGIFVPIVVGIAFLTFLVWFIWVQPGDFTPALEVLIAVLVIACPCALGLATPTSIMAGSGRSAEMGILFKGGEHLEQTQSIDTVVVDKTGTVTHGKPELTDVVIAEGQDEEKFLSLIGAAEKQSEHPLAQAIVHGIQEKGIELGKVQYFEAVPGYGVQATVSGQAVVIGTRKLMEQYGIDIVSVLPEMEKLESKGKTAMLAGINGQYAGMVAVADTIKDTSREAIRRLKEMGIQVIMMTGDNERTAQAIGKEVGVDAVIAEVLPEGKADEVKKLQLQGKKVAMVGDGINDAPALATADIGMAIGTGTDVAMEAADITLIRGDLNSIAEAIIMSRKTMRNIKQNLFWAFAYNTLGIPIAAVGLLAPWLAGAAMAFSSVSVVLNALRLQRVKLEK, from the coding sequence ATGGCTACGGAAACAAAAGAAGCAAATTTCCAGATCACGGGCATGACCTGTGCAGCGTGTGCGACCCGGATTGAAAAAGGGATAAGTAAAATGGAAGGCGTCGAACAAGCCAACGTCAACTTGGCACTTGAAAAGTCATCCATTCACTACGACCCGGCAAAATTGAGCGAAGCAGATTTTGAGAAGAAAATCGAAGCGCTGGGTTATGGCGTCGTGAAACAGAAAGCTGAATTTGATATAACCGGCATGACCTGTGCCGCTTGTGCAACGCGCATTGAAAAAGGAATCAATAAATTAGGAGGAGTTGCTTCTGCGAACGTCAATTTGGCGCTGGAGAAAGCGACGATTGAATTCAATCCTTCGGAAGTAAGCATTGGCGACATCATTACGAAAGTGGAGAAATTGGGCTACGGCGCACATCAACAGCAAGAAGATGTGGAACGGGTGGATTACCGGGAAAAAGCAATCCAGGACCAAAAACGGAAATTCATCATTTCAGCCATTTTGTCGCTGCCGTTGTTGTGGACGATGGTCGGGCATTTTTCCTTCACCTCATTTCTTTATGTGCCGGAAATTCTGATGAACCCGTGGTTCCAGATGCTTCTGGCAACACCGGTTCAATTTTATATAGGGAAACAATTTTACGTGGGCGCCTATAAAGCGCTTCGAAATGGCAGCGCCAATATGGACGTGCTGGTGGTCCTGGGAACATCGGCAGCCTACTTCTACAGTGTCTATCAGGCAATTGTCACAGCCGGCACGCATCACGGGGCAGAACTGTATTTTGAAACCAGTGCGGTGCTGATCACTTTGATCATTCTTGGGAAATTGTTTGAAGCGAAAGCAAAAGGCCGTTCATCTGAAGCCATCAAGAAATTGATGGGCCTTCAGGCGAAAACGGCAGCCGTTCTTCGTAACGGAGTAGAAAAAGAAGTGCCGTTGGAAGAAGTGATGATCGGTGACACTATTTTCGTGCGACCGGGAGAAAAAATTCCGGTTGACGGCGAAGTGCTGGAAGGCAGCACAGCGGTTGATGAATCGATGCTGACGGGAGAAAGTCTGCCGGTGGACAAAGCAGCAGGCGATGCCCTTTATGGATCAACGATCAATAGCAATGGATTCATCCAAATGAAAGCCACGAAAGTCGGACGCGACACCGCGCTGGCACAAATCATTAAAGTGGTGGAAGACGCACAAGGCACGAAAGCGCCGATTCAGCGGTTGGCCGACAAAATTTCAGGCATCTTCGTGCCGATTGTCGTCGGGATTGCTTTCCTCACATTCTTGGTATGGTTTATCTGGGTGCAACCGGGCGACTTTACCCCGGCCCTGGAAGTCTTAATCGCGGTGCTGGTCATTGCTTGTCCGTGTGCACTGGGCCTCGCAACACCGACGTCCATCATGGCAGGTTCTGGCCGTTCAGCGGAAATGGGCATTCTGTTCAAAGGCGGCGAGCATTTGGAACAGACCCAAAGCATTGACACCGTAGTCGTTGATAAAACGGGTACGGTTACGCATGGGAAACCGGAATTGACGGATGTTGTAATTGCCGAAGGACAGGACGAAGAGAAGTTCTTATCGCTCATCGGCGCAGCAGAGAAACAATCAGAACATCCATTGGCCCAAGCCATTGTCCACGGAATCCAGGAAAAAGGCATCGAGCTTGGCAAAGTGCAATATTTTGAAGCAGTCCCGGGGTACGGAGTGCAAGCAACAGTATCGGGCCAAGCGGTTGTCATTGGCACACGCAAATTGATGGAGCAATATGGCATTGATATTGTCTCAGTTTTGCCTGAGATGGAAAAACTCGAGAGCAAGGGAAAAACAGCGATGTTAGCGGGAATTAATGGGCAATACGCCGGGATGGTAGCTGTGGCGGATACCATCAAAGACACTTCCCGCGAAGCCATCCGCCGCCTTAAGGAAATGGGCATTCAAGTCATCATGATGACGGGGGACAACGAGCGGACCGCGCAAGCCATCGGCAAAGAAGTGGGCGTTGATGCGGTGATTGCGGAAGTGCTTCCGGAAGGCAAAGCGGATGAAGTGAAAAAATTGCAGCTGCAAGGCAAGAAAGTGGCGATGGTCGGCGACGGCATCAATGACGCACCCGCACTGGCTACAGCGGATATCGGCATGGCCATCGGTACAGGGACCGATGTGGCGATGGAAGCTGCGGACATCACATTGATTCGAGGCGACTTGAACAGCATCGCCGAAGCGATCATTATGAGCCGCAAAACGATGCGCAATATCAAGCAAAACTTATTTTGGGCATTTGCTTATAATACCCTGGGAATTCCAATTGCCGCAGTTGGCTTGTTGGCGCCTTGGCTTGCAGGAGCGGCGATGGCATTCAGTTCGGTATCCGTCGTATTGAATGCGCTGCGCCTCCAGCGTGTGAAATTGGAAAAGTAA
- a CDS encoding universal stress protein, which produces MTLEYNQLLVAVDGSHEAEWAFKKSIGIAQRNNATLNLVYIVDSRTITSSEVYNPSIEEHTFKVGKDLLEKYKQEAEKAGIQNVNNIIMAGSPKNLISREVARKVKADLIICGASGLNPIERFVLGSVSQHIVRHSPCDVLVVRTEEHAEANA; this is translated from the coding sequence ATGACATTGGAATACAATCAACTTTTAGTCGCTGTTGACGGTTCACATGAAGCAGAATGGGCATTTAAAAAGTCTATCGGAATTGCACAACGAAACAATGCTACATTGAATCTTGTATATATAGTTGATAGCCGGACCATCACTAGTTCAGAAGTATATAATCCATCTATTGAAGAACATACATTCAAAGTGGGAAAAGATCTTCTTGAAAAATACAAGCAGGAAGCGGAAAAAGCAGGCATTCAGAATGTAAATAACATCATTATGGCTGGATCCCCTAAAAATTTAATCTCTCGGGAAGTTGCAAGAAAAGTGAAAGCGGATCTTATCATATGCGGAGCCAGTGGCCTAAATCCAATTGAACGATTTGTACTGGGGAGTGTGTCTCAGCACATTGTCCGCCATAGCCCCTGTGATGTCCTTGTCGTGCGCACAGAAGAACATGCAGAAGCGAACGCCTAA